The genomic interval CGAACTGCAGCTTCCCGAGGAACAGGAACAGATGCTGAACCCCAACAGTCTGCGCTCGGAGCAGCCGACGCGCTACAACTtccccgccttctctcgcgcgcagAGCGGTCGAACGAGCTGGAATCCGTCCCCCTGGGAGAGACGCAGTCCCGAAGGAACTTTCGGTTCTGAGGACGgcgcctctgctctcctgCCTTCGTATCCGCCCTCCGCAAAAACTGTGCTTCTCCGCGAGCTCACCACCGCGCTTGTCACCAGCGGGTCGTTCGACGCTCGCGTCCAGTTCATGCTGCAGGTCTTTGCAGTCGACCTACTCCATCTCAATCCTCTCATCCTCATTCGCCTCGAGCACCACCTGGCCGCCGACCTTCTCGATCTACTCAGAGTACGCGGTCTTGCTTtgcctgcttttctctttgtctttctctccgactCTGAGGCCTGTCTGCAGCCTCCTGTCTGCTGGCTTTGTCGATGTCTCCACTGCGACGGTTTCCGCGTTCGAGTATCGTGCTGACGCCCCTCCACAACGACTGGACGCGTCTTCGGAGTACCCTTCTAGTCGTGTCTCGACTTCCTCAGAGGAAGATGCTTCTTCGTTCACTCTCGTTTCGCACTTTCTACTTGTCCCTCAAGTCCTGATTCGTTTCTGCGAACCTGTGACGGCTCTCCTGGGGTTGAAGCGACCGCCGCAAGCGCaggttctctttctcctctttcatTGTCGCGAATTAAAAACTCGACAAAGTTCTGCTTGCTCATTCGTCGACCTCGGTGTCGCCTCCGCTTCAGAGCATGTTTTGAGTCTGTCTGCCATCTGGGATTCCCTCTGTATCCTTGAGTACAACCGGATACGAAGACGAATCTTCCAAGCTAATGCAAAGCTGCCGAAATGTTAATTTATTTAGATACGTATATCCAAACAGGCATTcatctgtatatatctgtatctgtatctctctctctctctctctatatatatatatatatacatacatcaCGCGAAAACCGCCAAGAGATGAATGAATTCGCATGTGCGTAtgaaatacatatacatatatagatatagcTATGTTGACATGTAAACATATTGATTGCATGTTGCATGCAAGTCGAAATGAAATATGTTTCAAGAAGTGTATTTGCACTTCGTGTTGAAACTCTCGACATATTGGCTGCGAACTGGTCGCTTTCGGGTGTACCTGCAGGCGAGTACGAAGGAGGGTGCGAGGCAAAAGACGTGGAGGCGACTGAAGATTGCAGGTGAGAATttgcagaggcgagaagcgccGACGCGCGGAGACAAGAATACATCGAATGGCATGCGCGGTCCTGGCGGCCCAAGTTCTCAGAACATTTCAGGTTTCTCTGAACTTTGGTGAATGCGTCATTGAGTGCTCGTTTCGAGAAGAGGATGTTCGACTCTTCTCAAGTGTAGGGAAGTCTAAATCAGTGACCAATGTCTCAATTGTCAACAGAAAGTGTCTATATATCGATACTTGAGTGAAATGAAGTTTGTTTAACTGTGGAGATCTGATTCCGGCCTGGGTTGTGGATTCTTTCTTCGGTGTCTATTTGCTTTGggttttctcgtcttttcccAGATTTCTCTGGACTACTCTGGAGTTTTCAGCTCTCTCCTGACGGGAGCGAAAacgcgctctctctgctgctcttcatctttttccgcgtcttctgacAGTCGCCTGTCGTGGGCTCTTGTCGGAATCTTCGCGGcggcctctctgtgtttaACTCAGAACTTGAACGTTTTGTAGatgcaacagagagagacgtctCAGAGTCCTTTATGCGCAGACCTTGTTTATCGACGAAACGCGGAAGGgagttctgtctctctacatGTACGCAGGTCCTTCCGTAGGTATAGACACACGCGCGTCATGACGTTAGTATATTCATTTCTTTGTCATGTATTTGGGGGATGCAGTTATGTTTTTGACGGTTCCCGTTCGGCTCTATATTGTGCGTGTCTAAGGCAGGAGATAGACCTGAGCGTCTCTTTCAGACtggcagcagagaggaaactctTTTTTTTGCGTGTAGGTGCCGCAATTGGAGGGGGAGTTTTGGTAGCTCTGACAGCCGGACTTGCAGCTCCTGGCATCGTCGCGGGGATCGCGTCCCTGGGTTTGGGAGGTGCAGgagtctctgccttcctcgcctctgcaggTGGGATGGCCGTGATTGTGTCGCTCTTCGGCGCTGGAGGCGCAGGTAAgtgagaaaggcgagaaaacgagagaagcaaggcgTGGAAAGCAGACAGggggagagcgacgacgacgcTTTCCGCGAGAAGACCTCGGCTCTTCCCGTGTCTTTCTGTGCGCGTGCCCTCAGGGCTCACCGGGTGGAAGTACAGCCGGCGAATAGCAAACATCAAGATTTTCGAATTCGACATGTTAAACGGAAAGACACCGTCGAGTTTAGGAGTCACGGTGTGTGTTTCTGGCTACCTGCGAACTTTCGACGACATCGCTCTGCCCTGGGTACGCGCTGAAGCGCCTGTGTTTCTTGCTCCCGACAACAGCACGTTCTTGGCCTCCAGAGTTCGCCCTTCTTCCCCACCGTTGGGGAGGCAAACGACACAGGATAGAGCCTCAAGATCACACTTGCAGTGAAGCATTGTTTCCTTGGAGGGCCTTCCTCTTTACGCCTTCAGTGCGTCATAGAGGAGGTGGAGCAGCCTGAGGCGGATCGAGCGCTGAAAGCCGCGAGTCCAGTGCCCTTTTGTGCCGTGCATGAACTTctgagaggacgaaggagacatcTTTTCTCGAGACGACTTTCTCTGGAGTAGAAAAAGATCCCGAGGCGCAATCGATTCGGGCGTCGCGTGGAAACGAAGCCTCTTCTTGTTGTgtcctctgcttttcctgtgAGCTCGATCTCGTTGCTTCTCCTTAAATCGGCGGTGGTCACGGTTTTCGCTCGCAGTTGCGGCTCTTGCTTCCCGTTTACTTCGCTTCTGGCACTTGACTGCGTGGAAGATGTCTGaccttttgttttctttttccagctTCAAGGGTGTCCACACGCGTGCTCGGATCTCCTCGCGCTCAAGTGGGAACCCAACATCTTGAAATCCCTCGGAGGCATGGTCGTTCAAATGCTTTCACAGGTGAATCTTTTGTAtctcttgccttctccaCGCTTGGCTTTCTCtcactcttcctcttcgtctctgctcgtcTGCTGTCCTCAAaagcttcttctttctccctctgtgtctgtctttccctcgctcttcttcttctaccATGCTCacgcttttcctctgcctctccccctgtctctctccttctttctcgtcctctctcgccgttttcgcttctctcccgcttcctctccttcttgcttcttcatcCCGCTTCGGAAGCCTCTTGCGCCTCTGCTGTGTGTGCCATCGCCTGTGTCAGAATACGTTTGCAAGGTGCAGGTTGCGAcggtctctgtctgcttctgcttccccgtcttccctcgtattttttttctctctcgcgtttgctTCGCGACATATCACTCCGGCCGCCTAGCTCGGCGTGacttctgtgtctgtgtcacTTCTCATCTcacgtttttttcgttctttcctgtGTCCCCCTTTCctcaccttttctctcgccttcgtcgtcacTCTCTTCCCCACTTTCTGTCTCACATTCTCCTCTTTGCGTCTTGTGTCTTGGTTTCTTCAGGACTTCGCAGTGGCGGCGGGGAAGTACTATCTGCAGCACACTGCCCTGGGGGGCCTCACGTTTGCTCTCTTCTGGCCGATGGCTCTGATTCAGTACGCAGCGAGTCTGGACAATACCTGGAGTCTGTGCAGAGAGCGCGCTCAGCAGGCAgggcgcctcctcgccgacGCCATCTCCGACACCCAGGCAagtctttttctcgacggcatgcgcatgcagccggtCTTCCGtggagtctgcatgcgcgcattTCAATGTGGAGTTTGCGTGAGGCCTCTGCCAACGTAACAGAACGAAGATCTTCTAAAGAAAGAGCAGGAGCTTGAACGCCGAGACGCGTATCTGTGTTCTCGATGGAATTCCTTTTCGCGCCACTGATTGCATTCCCCCAAATCAGAAACGGGAGATTACGATCAGGTGCtggatctgcatgcagcgtaAAAGAAGAGTTGATCTCATGAGAACAAACTGAAGCTTTCTGAGGGCCTGACAGAAAACGGTGCTGGTTCTAACAGGCAAAAGTGCCATGCTCATGGAGACGTGAAGGCGTCTCCCGAACACTGACTCCAGACACGAACATAAGCGGTTCGCATAACAAACTGGCGATGAGacgtttttctgtcgagaCGAGGAGCGCGGAGCTGGGCTTGTCTTTTGGGTTTCCGTGTGTTTCTACTGTTCGCTAAAAAGATAGAAAGTGCTCGGCACTCGTGTCTGTCGCAGAAAGCTGTGCCTCTGCGTTCACGTCGCTTCTGAGAATCAACCGTCTGAGCCTCAACAAATCTCCGAGGGATCCCGTGACACTTCGCAAAGATGTATGTTGAAAAGCTGAGAAACTTCAATGCGGCGGTAGTTTCCGATGCCATGTacgcgtgtctctgcttctcggaCTCGTTCGGTGTCCATACAGGCCGTCGGGCAGCGCCCAGTGAGCTTAGTGGGCTACAGCATGGGAGCGCGCGTCATTTTCTACTGCCTTCAGACACTCTGGAAACGTGTAAGACCAGGAAAACGGCTGGGCATCTCCCCTGtgctttcctctgcgtcttttgCTTGTTCAGCGGGTGGTGGACAAAGTGCCTTTCCCCCTGCCTCTCGTGCATCCTCTCACCGTTGATaatcgcgtttctctgttctgtctttTGCTTCGGGTCACTCTTCTCCAACTTGCTCTCCTCTACCGTTTCGtattctttctctccccgctcCTGCGAAAAACTCctcgctgttcttctcctctttccgctctccttcgctttttctctctccttgttcgttttctctccctccgtcgtctcgttccttcctgctgttcttctcttcttcctcttctccctgttcaTTTCTCGTtcccctctcgtttcttgaCCTTTCcactctgcgtttttctgttcccGTTTGTTTCCTTTGCGCGCAGCGGAAGCTCCACGTTGTGTGCGACTGCGTGTTGATCGGTTTGCCGGCGAGCTTGAACACCAAGCAGTGGtctgcagcgagagacgtTGTTAGTCGAAGATTGATTAACGTGTATTCGCGCTCAGACTGGCTACTGGCCTTCCTCTACCGATGGATGGAGTGGGGATTGCAGGTGAGATGCGCCGGAAATAACACTCTTTCCACGGCTGTGCAAATTTCCTCTCCTGCGGGGTGCATGTGTAGGAACGAGACTTTGTAAAGGTCACAAAGAAACTGTATGAGTTCCTGCTCATTccactatatatatatatatatgcgtctTTTATTCGCACATTATCGGAGCATGTCGTATATTAGAAAAGTCTCACTTGCACAGGCTCacgagcttcttctcgttcgacACGTCATTCCTTTCGTAACATTCGAGCGTCGAACCTCTTAGGCGCGGCATGCGTACATACTTCGCCGGCCTCGCTGTTGGACAgactctgtctcttgtcGCTTTTACGCCCACCGTTCCACTGTGCCTTTTTAGCATAACCATTCTACTTTGTGTTAATATGCAACTGCTTCGTCTTGCGGACAGGTCGCGGGGCTCGGTCCTGTGAAGAACGTTCCCGGTGTTGAGAACTACGACGTGACAGGTCTGGTCAAGAGCCATGCGCAGTACCCGGAGATGATGCCTGACATTTTGGCGTTTATAGGCTTCGACGCGTAATTTGATATCCCAAAGTCGAGGATTTTTGTGGAAAAGCGCTCGAACCATTTCTGTAAAGAAACAGTTGAAACACCGACTCTAACTGACACGCGaactctctgcgtcgctaGACACTTGCAACCCGGTGGTGGCGGTTCTGCAGGCGGTGATCGGACGGAGTAAAAACGTGGGGGAAAATCCAGGAATTCCACAGAACACAAAGCACGTACTTTCTAAAACACACCCGGTTTCACGGGCGAGTTGTAGCCGCTGGAAATTTCGCCGTCGGCGCTTAGAACGGGGAGACGCGCTCCATCGTTCGTAAGCCGACATTTGCGCTTTATCCGACCCTTTTGACGACGAGAAGATTTTACATCCTCGAACTTCGGACTACAACGAACACGAGGACTCTGGTGAAAATTCAGAGATCAAACACGCGCATGACCTCATGCTTACTCGCAACGAAGTCCACCCTTGCCGGCGAACCGCGCGGCGGAACTCTTACGCAGCATCCATGAATATCTTGTCACAtaaaagagaggcgacaggaTTTCGCCGAGGTACTTTAGAAAAGTGTTCCCTTGATGTCTTCCAGTGAACGTGCCTTTCAACCTCACCAAGAAGTCTAGAGTGTAGCGTCCTACAGGCAGCATTTCCAGACTGCGTCAGCAAAGCTCGGCCACTAAACCCTGTCGCGCTGGTGAATCCTCCAGTTACAACAACACAACGGTCACTATCTATGGATCGACCGGTTCCTACATGGACTGTCGCATTCCAGAGCTACGTTTCGAGCTGTGCCGGGGCAGTCTTCATTACCGCGAATGTGGAGACTTTGCGTCCCACCCGACTGCAGTGAAAGTGTGTGTTGAAAGGAAAAAGTGCAAAAGTCAATTTCAGGCCGTGGAGACTCAAACAACGAGAGCTGCAATTGCCTCCCGAGCACGCCGACGGCAAACCGGCGTCAGCGAGATCTGGCGCACCGCGGACTCTCGAGTGTTGATGCTTCTGACGCCAGGCAAAATACCCAACGGTGGACACGGAAAACGGCTGCCTCACACGACACACAGACTACCcgttctccacacttcaGAGAAAGGACTGAGTGTCACGGCTGTACTAATCCCCGTTGCACACAACCGCACCTCGGTCACACGGCAGACGCGGCCCGTGTCGAGTTCTCTTTggctttctttttttcttccgaagACTCCCGCCGCTGCAACAAGTAGAAAGTCGGGAGTCTGCGCCTTAGAGCCATCCAGAGAGTTGTCGCCGCGAGAGCGGCCTGCATAACTGAACCTGCGAGACGCGGCCGCCAGATGTCACCACCGGTAGATCGGGCTCGAAGCTGCTCGGAGACTGCGGCATGAATAActgaggcgagaaaaaacgcgccGATCGCCTCTAGGAAAGACATCTTGCCTTTGACGACGTATCGATCGCAGGGgtatttcttctctttccctgcGAGGCGAGTGCACGGTGCAGAAGGTGAACTGCGCTTCGTCTTGTCGACGGCGACGTCGTCGTCTGTAGCTCCCTTCTCCGAATTTCGGCCTTGCCCCTTGTTATCTTCCACGTCGAtaaagaaaagaggaagttttttttcttccttggcAGCATCCTTCAGCACGTTTCCcctgcttcgtttcctgaACGCTTCTTCGACATCGTCTCCCGAGGTCGTGTCTGTCGACTCCGCTGGAATTCCGTACGCTTTGTACGGCGCCGAAGCAACTGGCTCATGGCCTGCCACGAGCACAGTGGCAAGTACAGCACACCCTATCGAAACTCTCCACACCATTGCTCTACCCgtaaaaacgaaaaaagcaCAGGAGCATCCTGCGTCGTCTCCCGAAGTCGGAAACCCGAGACGACGCGCGAACTCGCTGAACAGACCAACCGCGTTTGCCTCACGAACACGTTCCACGCTCTGGGCAAGCAACGCCACGTGCGATCGCGGGCACCCGAACGACGAAAAAACTGTTTGTGTGGACGAAAGAATGCGGATAAACTCGAGAAAGTCACGTTCGAAGACAAGTGCGTCTGGGTCGGCGACTTGGCGTGCAAGGGCAACGACGCAAATAGTCTGGATCGCTGCGTGTCTCGTAGccgggagaaacagacaaccAGTGTTCATGTTgctgccttcgccttccggGGAACCTGCTCAACAGAAAGGGCGAAACGTGATGGACCGCTTGCAGGCGTCGATGCGACGCTTTTTCCAGCCACTGAGGGAAACGTTCGTCTCCCACGGTTTGCTACCAACACTTTGGTGTAGCCAACAGGCGCAAACATTGCGTTTTATCTCCGATATCGGGGCTTTTTCTGAATCACGGACGAAACTCGTGAGTAGCAGCGCCACCATCCGGGAGACATGCTTGTGTGTGGCATTCGACGTTCGATGCCTGTCTGGTCTTCGAGTTTATCCTGTAGACACGCCGATCGGTCAATGACGCTGGGCAAACACATTGCAGGTGAATCCGCCCCCAGAAACGAAACACTTGCAAGCCACAACTAAGTGCGACAAGAGACGTGTGCCCAGGCGTTTTCCAGATTGGGGAAAGTGTCTCGGTACACAGGCTGCGGCAGGTGGCAGAGAACGAACGGCGCTCACTCCACCTGCCGATGACCTGGGCGGCCGGTTAACAAGGGGCTTTAGGAAATCGAGGAAATGAGGAACTGTGTCCTCATCAGAACGTTTGATCTGAAAAGAAGATGAACTCCAGTGACCGACTGGGAAATGGCCGCTTCATTTCAACGGCACCGAATCGCAGACCGGATGTACGGCCAAACACACTACGATACAAGACTGCCGAGATATGTAGGTCTCTAAAAGAAACATGGACCCGCGACGGGATAGGTTTCACCGGAGAAACTCCAACATTGCGAGCAAAATTATGTGTCTCTTGAACAGGAGTTTACGTAGCTGTAGGACAGACGTTCTGTCGCGTTTAGTGGCCTATGTGGGGTGCGCGTCGATTCTCGACGACTACGCTAGGCATACGCGTGGAAGTTGTGTAGGGCATTTTCCTTTTCCCGTCTGCATCCATACGGTTCAAAGCGTGCGTGGCTACGACAACAGAGCCTCTCGGTCTTCATTTCTCGACGCATTTCACTCTGCACTATTATGTGCTAGCCACGATTAACGAGTCTCCCGTTGCGCGAGTACTTTCGCGGTGAAATAGCTTGTTCTACGGCGTAGTCAAAGACTTGGCTACGAAACCTTTGCGACAACAATAGCTGCCGGTAGGATTCGCTTTCTGCGTCACTCAAATGTGACAGACTTTGTTTCGCCGCTTTCGATATACACTGTGACACCTGTGGTGACCTCTTCTTGTATGCCTCCAAACATTCTTGAAAACGAAGCGTGCAACTAATGGCGCCGAGGCTCCTTGCGCTTGACTGCAGTCCATCGATTTCTGTACGCCGGTGAGGTTTAACCGCGGGACCTCCAGTGACACCGTGCACACGAACGTGTGCAAGTGTATGTTTCTTCGAAAGGAGCTGCGCAAGCATGCTCTACCAAATGCAAGAGTGGTTCTCGACAGATGGTTCCACTGTTTCTGCGGCTCCTCTTGCTCTTGCAAACGCGAAATTCCGATTCGCGGCCTCCGTAGGTTCCCGGTCTGTGTCCCGCCAAATGTTCCGCCCTTCTCCACTGAGGACGGCTATCGTTTGCCAAACCGTCGCAAGTAGAAAAAATGGTTGAAAAATACAGTCAAGTCTCTCACACATGCGTCTCGTCTGACGACGCACGTTCCAGTATCTCCAAACTGCCTCTACAACCTGGCTTTGCGCTCTCTAAAACTGCCAACGATCTCAAAAATGAGGCGCCTCTCGTGAGACGACCTCAGTCCACAACGCAACCGCTTGCCACGACGCTTGCACGTCCCTCTTCCCTATCGAGAACGCCTAAAAACGCATTTGAATCTTTAAACGGAAACCTGAGAACTCCACACTCGACAGAAGCCAGCAGGCAACGCTTTCGGCTGCCGCGCAGTCGGGGTGTATAGACACCCGCTTCTTCGCAAACACACATCCTACGAACAGGCACAGTTCAGTCACTGTCGCATGTTCGACAGTCCCGGGCGGAAAAAAAAAGGGACCCATGCACCGTTCGCCTGTTGCTTTCTCTTGCACTGAGATCGTGGGATGGAACAGCAACgcgatgtgcatgcacagaaactTCCAAATCTTCGGGAATTCCGGTCACGCTCTACGCACTTTCGCCAGCGCGGGCCTCGTTGAAGAAGTTCGACAGCCGATACGGATTGTTCGaagcagtgcatgcagtgtcgCTTCTCCTTGAATCTTTGCGCCGTGAATCGGACTTCTGCAAAcacgaaacaaagaaaagaaaacacacatgACAAGGCGAAAAAAGCGAATTCCGCACATGCGTCGAGTTCGCCAGTGGCCGTACAAGAGGATTTGTGCGCTTTGCGCGAAAAAGACACGCCTCGGATATTTTACCTGAAACGCAATTCTGCGACGAAGAACGTCTCGGTCTACCTTTGGATCTGTCTATATGCAAGCATCCATGTGCAATCGATACACGTCTACATGCAGTTAAAAATATCTCGCCATATCGGTATCTCTGTATACTTCGGTGTATTGAGCTGTTTATATCCCTCTATCTTTACCTGTCTACATCTCAACATCTTTATAAGACTCTCGTTATATGCATCCGTCTGTATTCATTTACCTTTGCCTATCTGCATCTGTATTTGTGCATGTAGCTCAGTACACGTATCTGTCTAAATCCATCTGTTCCGATGTATCTGTAGCTCTCTGTGTGACTGCATCTATCCTTCTGTGCCGATCTCACAGAGTTTTCCACATTTGGTGTCGAAGCTTTTCGTCAGTTTTTCGACGTCCGCCACAGGACATCTTGCTTGCCAAGCAACTAGACGAGATGCGAGCACACCCAGCTGTAGTCACAGGATTCTGTGAAGATTCCTACGTGCATGCGAACCAATAGTGAAATCGTACTTTCTCCACCCGTGAGCATCCAAACACCAGTCCCGGCGAGCTCCCTagagacgcaggaagagaactcgagacCAGCAAAAAACTTTTTTCCACGCCTCGCGCCTTACCTcgctctttcgtttcttctccttcttgtgtttcttcttcttcttg from Toxoplasma gondii ME49 chromosome VIIa, whole genome shotgun sequence carries:
- a CDS encoding hypothetical protein (encoded by transcript TGME49_203290) translates to MNTGCLFLPATRHAAIQTICVVALARQVADPDALVFERDFLEFIRILSSTQTVFSSFGCPRSHVALLAQSVERVREANAVGLFSEFARRLGFPTSGDDAGCSCAFFVFTGRAMVWRVSIGCAVLATVLVAGHEPVASAPYKAYGIPAESTDTTSGDDVEEAFRKRSRGNVLKDAAKEEKKLPLFFIDVEDNKGQGRNSEKGATDDDVAVDKTKRSSPSAPCTRLAGKEKKYPCDRYVVKGKMSFLEAIGAFFLASVIHAAVSEQLRARSTGGDIWRPRLAGSVMQAALAATTLWMALRRRLPTFYLLQRRESSEEKKKAKENSTRAASAV